GCACTCCCTCCGCGTCCAGGCCCGCGGTCGGTTCGTCCAGCACTAGGACCTCCGGGTCCATGACCAGCACACCCGCAATGGCCACGCGTCGCCGCTGCCCCTCGCTCAGCAGATGGGGGTTGCAGGGGCCAAAGCGGCTCGGTTCCAGACCGACCAGCTCCAGAGCCGTGTGCACGCGTCGGTCGATCTCCTCAGGCGGTAAGCCAAGGTTCTTGGCTGCAAAGGCCACGTCTTTCCACACGGTCTCTTCAAAAAGCTGCACCTCCGGGAACTGGAAGACCAGGCCGATCCTTCGACGCAGACTGGCCAGATCCACCCCTGGGGCGTGCACATCGATCCCATCCGCCTGGACCTTGCCCCGCTGAGGGCGAAGAAGCCCCGTGAAGTGCAGCAAGAGGGTCGTTTTCCCCGAGCCCGATGGTCCCACCACACCCACCACTTCGCCCTCGGCGATCCGAAACGAGATACCCTTCAGGACCGCTCGCTCACCTTGGAGAAGCCCGTCGTAAGAGAACCAGAGATTCTGGACTTCAATCTCCATCGTGCTGCGTCCCGCCTGTGGGCCCGGAACACTGGTCCGTTAGAGTCAGGCTATGTGTCTTCCCGGTCCGGCTCCCCAGAAGCCGGAGTCTCCGTGCGGCGGAGCCAGCGCAGTGTGCCCGAGTAGCCCAACCGAATAGCTTCGCCGAGGGCGAAGTTGTCCGTCATTCCCGCCACGTGGTCGCAGACGACGCGTGCCAGACGCTTTCGCTCCTCCGATCCTGAGGTTGGGCCGGAGCTTGTTCGGCTTTCTGGCACCCGGTCTGGCTGCGGGACCCGCTCGAGAACGTAGTCGGGCAGACGCCCCGGGTCCTCGAGGTACGATCGGAACAGGTGGCGCAGCAAGGCCACCGCTTCGTCGTCCGCGCGGAAGATGGTCGCCGTGTAGATGATTTCCCTGTCGATGAACTCGTCGAGCTCCGCCTGCAGGGGATCCATTCGAGCGCTGAAGGCCACGATCTCTTCGTCGAATTCGCGACGCATGCCTTTCCGACGGACATAGTCCTGGAGGCGGCGAAGGGTCTCTTGGAGCACGTCGGTCACCAGTGCCTCAATCAGCGCCCGGATGATTTGGTTCCGGTAGAGGAAGGGGTTCCCTTTCAGCAAGGGGCCGAGACCGCGTTCGGCTTCCACTTCCCGGACCAGCTGGACCTCCCGGATCCGCTCAAGGGCAACGAACCCAGCCCTCAGGCCATCCTCGAGATCGTGCGTGCGCTGGGCTATTTCGTCACAGATGGCCACGACCTGTCCCTCCAGGGAGACGGGAAAGTCGCAGTCGTAGTGCAAGCCTTCGAGCTTCATTTCGGGGTAGCGGACCGCGCCCCGCAAGAGACCCGTGTGCTTCAGGATCCCTTCGCGCACGGGAGCGGTAAGGTTTAGCCCCGGCCAAGCGTATTTCATCTCGATCTGATCGACCACCCGAAGGCTCTGGTAGTTGTGTTTGAAGCCTCCGAGGTCTTTTCCGTCGAGGAGACCGTCCAGGAGATCCTGCCCGGTCATGATCCGGTGGAGAACCGTTTCGCCGATGTGTCCAAAGGGGGTATGCCCGAGGTCATGGCCGAGGGCAATGGCTTCGGTGAGGTCTTCGTTGAGGCCAAGGGCGCGGGCCAATGTACGCGCCAGTTGCGAGACCTCCATCGTGTGGGTGATGCGCGTCCGGTAGTGGTCGCCGCTGTCCGTCAGGAAAACCTGCCGCTTGTGCTTCAGCCGGCGGAAGGCACGAGAGTGCACAATGCGGTCCCGATCTCGTTGGAAAGCGGTTCGATATGGATGCTCCGGCTCCTGGTGCACCCGACTGGCCCCCGCCCCCCGGCTAAGGGAAGCGTAGGGAGCCAGGGTGCGTTCCTCAATCGCCTCCAGCTCTTCGCGGGTCCGAAAATGCAAGCTGGCCATCACGCAAGCATCCTCTGGAGAGGGACCACCACAGGGCTTCTCTTCCTGAAGTACACAACCTCCCTGCAGCCCACATCAGCCAGCTGGCGGATAGCCCAGTCGAGGTCCGAGGCTACGTGCTGCGGATCGTGGGCGTCGGTACCCAGCGTCAGGGGAATCCCTAACTCTGCGGCCCGCCGCAGGATCCGGGTCTCCGGGTACGCTTCACCGACCTCCACCCGCAGACCCGCGGTGTTCAGCTCCAGGGCGAGTCCTTCCTGCCTGATGACCTGGAGCGTCTGTTCCACCTCGTCCCAAACCTCAGGCGGCATCCGATACCCGAACTTCTTGGGCAGGTCCAGATGGCCTACGATCTCGAACCCGCCCCCCCGCGCGAGTTCCCGCACTAGCTGGTAATAACGCCGGTAGGCCGCGGCGCGATCGCGTACATCCCACTCCCAACGCCCCTCCTCAGAATCGAAGTTCCATCCGTCGATGTAATGGACGGAGCCAATGACGTAGTCAATGCAAGGCTGAGCGCAGAACTCCTCAACCAGCCCCTGGACTCCCGGCAGATAGTCCACCTCCAGCCCGAGCAAGATTTCCAGTTCAGAATGGCGAGCCCTTGCCTCCTCCACTTCGGCCACGTAGGCGGGGAATTCGGAACGAGGCATGTGCCACCCGTCGAGCTCGGGCGCAAGCGGGGCATGTTCTGCGAATCCCAGTACGCGCAGGCCCCTGGCCGTCGCCGCCTTTGCCATCTCCGAAGCTGTCCCGCGAGCGTGCCTGCAACGCCAGGTGTGAACATGAAGATTAATCAATTCCACACTCCTGGTCAGAGACCAGCCGCCGGCAACCTTGCCCCTCCTTGCGGTCTCTCAATCTTCTGGGCTCAGTCGAAAGGGCTGTTCCATCTCCTGAGCCCCCGGGACGTCCAGGTGGCGTAGCACTTCCAGCAGGCGCTCCCGCCGTGGTGGCGTCAGATACCCCGCGTCGCACGCCAGCTGCACAGTATGGGTAGCGAGCACGAAATAAAGCTCCCTTTCTTGTGCCCCAACGCTGCGGTTCAGTACCTCTACGTGCCGGCGCACAGTCTCCCCGTCGCCCCGTGCGTACGGGCCCGTCAATGAAAGCAGGGGACCGGCAGCCAGAAGGTTCTCTACGGTGCGTTCCGCGAGCGGTCCCAGCAGGGAGCGCGCCTCTCCCGGTGTGAGGCCGGCTTCCAAACATAAGCGCTCCACCAAATTCCACAGGCAGACGAGAAAATTGGAGGCGACGACACAGGCTGCGTGGTAGAGCGCCTTATCGCGAGTGGCTACGCGGACAGCTCGCCCCCCGAGGAGCTCCACAATGCGCTGGGTCATGGCCAGCGCCCTCGAGTCCCCCTCGATCGCGAAACCGCCGCCAAGGAACAAGCGCCATTCCTCTTCCGCACCCCGGAACGTCTGGATAGGGTGCAGGGACCCTACCGGGACGCCCAACTCGGCAAGCGGTCCGAGTTCCTCTGCCGAGCGCGCCCCGCTCATGTGAACCGCAAGCCGGAAGCGTGGGGAATGCTCGGCCAGTGCTTCTGCCGCCGCTCGAATCTGATCATCCGCCACGGTGAGAAAGACGGTCTCCGCCTTTCGGGCGATCTCTTTCGGGGTGGAGCCCTCAGCTCCCGGCGCCAAGCCCTTGGTCAGGCGATCGATTCTTTCGGGCTCGATGTCGTAGAGCAGGAGGGGAACACCGACGCGGCGCAGAAGATCGGACCAGGCCCTCCCTACACGTCCCAGACCGATCACCGCCGTCTTCCCCAAAAGCTGGCGCAACGACTCTCGTGCTGCTTCCGCGAGGACCTTTTCCACCACCAGCGCGCTCCAGGCTCACGCTTGGGTCACGATGCCTCAGCTCATGCCTTGCACGGCGCTGAAGACAATGGCCGCGTACCCGACCGTCCAACCCCCGCGTTCACCGACTACGTCGGCCGAATTCGTGCGGGCCACTATGTGCACCCGGTTGGCGCCGAGCTCTCGCGCGGCAACCATTGTCACCACCAGAGGACCGCCCCCGCAGGCCTGATACCGTCCACTCTCCAGCCCCTCGCACAGCCCTGCCGCATCCCAATCGAGCACTCGACCAAGGGTTGCGTCATCGATGGCAACGCAGTCATCGTAGGAGTAACCATGGTAGAGGTCGGTACTGGCCACAAGGAGGGCTTTCCGTCCGGACAGGACCTGTGCCAGGGCCTGACCAAATTCCTCACAGAATTCGCGGTCATATTCGCCGATCACTACGGGCACGATCTTCAGGTCGGGCTGAACTACCTGGAGGAAGGGAAGCTGGACCTCGAGGGAGTGCTCGCTCCGGTGCCCGAACCAGCTCAGCTGCGCGTTCTCTGAGGCGTGCGCCAACCGGTGGGCCAACTCCCGATCCACTTCCGCTATGCCGAGGGGTGTGGCGTAGCCCCGTCCCGGAAAGACCGAGGCGCCTCGAAAATACTCCTGATGGCTCGGCGCCAGAATCACCGCTACGTCGTACGACCGACCCTGGATCGTCTTGTAGCCGTGCGCGGCTACAAAGCCTGAGTACTGATAGCCCGCGTGGGGGCAGGCCAGCCCCACTACTTCGCCCGGCACTTTCGGGGGATTCGCGTTCTCCAGAAGTTCCGTGACCGTCCGCTGAAGAAGAACCGCAGAATCGGGGTAAAATGCGCCCGCTACGGCCGGCTCGCGAACGACCTCGCTGTCCGCACCTTCCACAAGCATGGCTATCTCCTTCCGCCCACTATAGGAACTCAACATTGGTCTCCTGCCGGGCCGGCGGATTACCTCTTGGGGATGCCAGCGGTCGGGGCCCGGCCTCTCCTTTCGGTCCCGGAAAGCTGATCAAATCTACGAAATTCTCTCCGAGGGAGAAAGCCCGGCCTCATCGGCCTCCCTGGGAACCGGCGCTCCCATTCTCCGTCAGCGTCCGGCAGGCCGCGTATTCGCCTGGATCGTCCCCCGTTTGACACGTTTCCGTCCGTTGTAGCCGACTCGTCAGGCACGTTCCGAGGCTTCGGAGGTAGGATAGTCCGTGCACTCCCCGGCCTTGCGAGAGTTGACCCGACGGTCCCTGAAGAGCTCGCGCCGGTAACGCCAGTCGATGCTACAACGCTCCGGAAGTTCTCTTCCTCAGGGGGAGGTACCATCGGGGCCGCACGCAGGATCGATCGTCTGGGCAGGGGTCTTGCGCCCACGCATTCCCGCAACTCTTGTCCTGCCCTCTCCTGCTCCTACGGCGGGCGGAGGGAAGGGACCGCGGCGGCACCTCCCTGGCCGCTTGGCCGCTCAGCGCTTCCCCGCTCCCTCAGGATGGCGCCGCCGCGAATCCTTTACGGTCCCGGAGTCAGCTTTCTTTGGGCACCCGTACCCTCTCCAGGACAGCGTAGATGGACGGTACCACAAAGAGCGTCAGGAAGGTCGTGAAGGTAAGCCCGAAAATCACGGCCACGGCCATAGGCCTGCGGAACTCCACCCCCTCCGACCTCCCCAGCGCCATGGGCACCATCCCAATGATGGTCGTGAGGGCCGTGATCAGGATCGGCCGCAGGCGCGTGCTCGCGCCCCTCACGATGGCCTCTAAGGCATCCAGGCCTTTTCGGCGCAGCTGATTGATGTAGTCGATCATCACGATCCCATTGTTCACCGCGATCCCCGTGAGGATCAGGATGCCCATGAAGGCGGGCAGGGAGAGGGTTTGGCCCGTAATTCCTAATCCGAACACGACCCCCACGTAGGCCAGCGGGATCGTGAACATAATGACGAAGGGATGCCGCAGGGATTCGAACTGCGAGGCCATCACCATGAACACAAGCAGCAGGGACAAGGAGAGCGCAGCCGCCAGCCACTTGAAAACCTCCTGGAGCTGGTCGTACTGCCCCCCGATCTCGATGAAGTAGCCCGACGGCAGGGTGCTTTCGATGGGTCGCAGCTCCCGACGGATGTCGCGGACCACGCTGCCCAGGTCGCGCCCGTAAATGTTGGCTGTGACCGACACGACGCGGGACTGGCTTTCCCGGGTAATTTGAATCGGACCGCGGGTGCGTTCCACGCGCACAACCTCCCCGAGGAGCACCTGCCTCCCAAGGGGGGTCTTCAACGGGATGTTGAGAATGTCGGTCAGGGCGTCGCGGTCTTCGGATACGAACTTCACCCGCATGTTCACTTCCTCGCCGGCGTGACGGTACCGGCTTGCGACTTTGCCTACGGTAGCCGTTTGTACCGCGTCGGCCACGACCGCCACCGGGAGGCCAAGGCGCGAGGCCCGCTCG
The DNA window shown above is from candidate division KSB1 bacterium and carries:
- the amrB gene encoding AmmeMemoRadiSam system protein B, giving the protein MLVEGADSEVVREPAVAGAFYPDSAVLLQRTVTELLENANPPKVPGEVVGLACPHAGYQYSGFVAAHGYKTIQGRSYDVAVILAPSHQEYFRGASVFPGRGYATPLGIAEVDRELAHRLAHASENAQLSWFGHRSEHSLEVQLPFLQVVQPDLKIVPVVIGEYDREFCEEFGQALAQVLSGRKALLVASTDLYHGYSYDDCVAIDDATLGRVLDWDAAGLCEGLESGRYQACGGGPLVVTMVAARELGANRVHIVARTNSADVVGERGGWTVGYAAIVFSAVQGMS
- a CDS encoding energy-coupling factor ABC transporter ATP-binding protein, producing MEIEVQNLWFSYDGLLQGERAVLKGISFRIAEGEVVGVVGPSGSGKTTLLLHFTGLLRPQRGKVQADGIDVHAPGVDLASLRRRIGLVFQFPEVQLFEETVWKDVAFAAKNLGLPPEEIDRRVHTALELVGLEPSRFGPCNPHLLSEGQRRRVAIAGVLVMDPEVLVLDEPTAGLDAEGVRAVETLVHRFRTMGRTVVLVSHHLDFVARNCPRLLALSQGELIFDGTREAFFEDQKLLQSLGFELPRLLRWWQDKRRQYPQLPPSIYSLDELRSALGVAGAARETPDPASSAYPALYGAIAHGVPFRS
- the dgt gene encoding dNTP triphosphohydrolase; this translates as MASLHFRTREELEAIEERTLAPYASLSRGAGASRVHQEPEHPYRTAFQRDRDRIVHSRAFRRLKHKRQVFLTDSGDHYRTRITHTMEVSQLARTLARALGLNEDLTEAIALGHDLGHTPFGHIGETVLHRIMTGQDLLDGLLDGKDLGGFKHNYQSLRVVDQIEMKYAWPGLNLTAPVREGILKHTGLLRGAVRYPEMKLEGLHYDCDFPVSLEGQVVAICDEIAQRTHDLEDGLRAGFVALERIREVQLVREVEAERGLGPLLKGNPFLYRNQIIRALIEALVTDVLQETLRRLQDYVRRKGMRREFDEEIVAFSARMDPLQAELDEFIDREIIYTATIFRADDEAVALLRHLFRSYLEDPGRLPDYVLERVPQPDRVPESRTSSGPTSGSEERKRLARVVCDHVAGMTDNFALGEAIRLGYSGTLRWLRRTETPASGEPDREDT
- a CDS encoding DUF2520 domain-containing protein codes for the protein MVEKVLAEAARESLRQLLGKTAVIGLGRVGRAWSDLLRRVGVPLLLYDIEPERIDRLTKGLAPGAEGSTPKEIARKAETVFLTVADDQIRAAAEALAEHSPRFRLAVHMSGARSAEELGPLAELGVPVGSLHPIQTFRGAEEEWRLFLGGGFAIEGDSRALAMTQRIVELLGGRAVRVATRDKALYHAACVVASNFLVCLWNLVERLCLEAGLTPGEARSLLGPLAERTVENLLAAGPLLSLTGPYARGDGETVRRHVEVLNRSVGAQERELYFVLATHTVQLACDAGYLTPPRRERLLEVLRHLDVPGAQEMEQPFRLSPED
- a CDS encoding histidinol-phosphatase gives rise to the protein MELINLHVHTWRCRHARGTASEMAKAATARGLRVLGFAEHAPLAPELDGWHMPRSEFPAYVAEVEEARARHSELEILLGLEVDYLPGVQGLVEEFCAQPCIDYVIGSVHYIDGWNFDSEEGRWEWDVRDRAAAYRRYYQLVRELARGGGFEIVGHLDLPKKFGYRMPPEVWDEVEQTLQVIRQEGLALELNTAGLRVEVGEAYPETRILRRAAELGIPLTLGTDAHDPQHVASDLDWAIRQLADVGCREVVYFRKRSPVVVPLQRMLA